In the Terriglobales bacterium genome, one interval contains:
- a CDS encoding cupin domain-containing protein yields the protein MRVFAINDLLAARSRSSKPYSEFLRVPALSAGMYVLAAGAEDKQQPHSEDEMYYVISGSGRFRTEQDSVSQDVPVAAGSVIFIEAGAKHGFHMITEELTVLVFFAPAERM from the coding sequence ATGAGAGTATTCGCAATCAACGACCTGCTTGCCGCACGCTCTAGAAGTAGTAAACCATATTCCGAATTTCTGCGTGTTCCAGCGCTGAGCGCGGGGATGTACGTCCTGGCAGCCGGCGCGGAGGACAAACAGCAACCACATTCTGAAGATGAGATGTATTACGTGATCAGTGGGTCTGGAAGGTTTCGCACAGAGCAAGATAGTGTGAGCCAGGATGTTCCTGTTGCTGCCGGGAGCGTCATTTTTATTGAAGCAGGAGCAAAGCACGGCTTCCATATGATCACTGAGGAGCTAACCGTTCTTGTCTTCTTCGCGCCGGCGGAAAGAATGTAA
- a CDS encoding VOC family protein yields the protein MARATSPIPEGFHTVTPHLIIRGAAKAIDFYKRAFGAEELMRMEGPGGAIGHAELKIGDSVIFLADEFPGAPSKSPQTLGGTTATLNLYVPDVDKTVQQAVQAGSKVVMPVADMFWGDRYGTVADPFGHIWGVATHVQDLSPAEIEEGAKAFWASMQPQAKSA from the coding sequence ATGGCGCGTGCAACAAGCCCAATTCCGGAAGGATTTCACACCGTTACGCCGCATTTGATTATCCGCGGGGCGGCCAAGGCAATTGATTTTTACAAGCGGGCATTCGGCGCTGAGGAACTCATGCGCATGGAAGGCCCTGGAGGCGCGATAGGCCATGCCGAACTGAAGATTGGCGATTCTGTCATTTTCTTAGCTGACGAATTTCCCGGTGCTCCCAGCAAGTCGCCTCAGACCCTGGGCGGCACTACTGCTACGCTGAACCTGTATGTCCCCGATGTAGACAAAACCGTGCAACAGGCGGTGCAGGCAGGCAGCAAAGTAGTCATGCCGGTGGCTGACATGTTCTGGGGCGATCGCTACGGCACCGTCGCCGATCCGTTCGGTCACATTTGGGGCGTTGCCACGCACGTCCAAGACTTGAGCCCAGCGGAGATCGAGGAAGGCGCCAAGGCTTTTTGGGCAAGCATGCAGCCACAGGCCAAGTCCGCATAG
- a CDS encoding PilZ domain-containing protein, producing the protein MNGLQCLLLTRDTQILSTIRPALEEGKVEVYQCTDSPSAIDLLERHHFDGLFIDCDDVPKAAELIHRIRSGHSNNRSAIIAMVNGRTKAGNAITQGANFVLTKPISRQSLDAYLNVALTFVNREFRRYFRYRVDLPVQITANERDFKATAVNVSEGGLGLKLDTDAAIEGTISLKFKLPELDNALLETKAEVMWKKGPGQLGVRFLYMSKASADPFHKWLQKLATRK; encoded by the coding sequence ATGAATGGCTTGCAATGCCTGCTGCTAACGCGGGACACCCAGATTTTAAGCACGATTCGGCCGGCCCTCGAGGAGGGCAAAGTAGAGGTGTACCAGTGCACCGATTCACCCAGCGCCATTGATCTCCTCGAGCGTCACCACTTTGACGGGCTTTTTATTGATTGCGACGACGTGCCCAAGGCAGCGGAGCTGATCCATCGCATTCGGAGCGGCCACTCCAACAACCGTTCCGCCATCATCGCCATGGTGAATGGGCGGACGAAAGCGGGGAACGCCATCACCCAGGGTGCAAATTTCGTGCTTACAAAGCCCATCTCGCGTCAGAGTCTGGATGCTTACCTGAACGTCGCGCTCACCTTCGTGAACCGGGAATTTCGGCGTTACTTTCGCTATCGGGTGGATTTGCCGGTGCAAATTACTGCCAACGAGCGCGACTTCAAAGCAACTGCTGTTAACGTGAGCGAGGGTGGACTTGGACTAAAACTCGATACTGACGCGGCGATCGAGGGAACAATCTCCCTTAAGTTTAAGCTGCCGGAGCTGGACAACGCCCTGCTTGAAACCAAAGCGGAAGTCATGTGGAAGAAGGGCCCCGGTCAACTGGGAGTACGATTCCTATACATGTCGAAAGCATCCGCCGATCCATTTCACAAGTGGCTGCAGAAACTGGCCACCCGAAAGTAA